In Streptacidiphilus sp. P02-A3a, the DNA window CGGACACGGGCTGTCCTCTGATGCTGCACCTTGTGGTGCCGGAAGACGTGGAAGACCCTGATCCCAACCGCTGTCAGTGTCGACTGAAACGATGCCCCGACATCGCCACGAGCTTGGGGGAGACCATGGGCACCTGGGACGTCGGTCCGTTCGACAATGACACGGCCGGAGACTTCTGCGACGCCCTTGATGAAGTGACCGAGGGATCGCGAGAAGCCCTCGTCCGCGACAGGCTCGTCCGGGTGATCGACATCGCTAGCTACCTCGACGCGGACGTCGCGCAAGAGGCCATCGCCGCAGCTGCCCTGACCGCCACGCAGTGCCCCGGCGGCGAACCCGCCAATCCCCACTACGGGCCGAAGCAGCCCCTCCCCGATCTCCTCAGCCTGCGGGAGTTCGCTGCCCAGGCTCTCGACCGAATCACGACCGAGCCCTCAGAGCTGATGGAGCTCTGGAGCCAAGCAGATGCCGGGCTCTGGCAAGCG includes these proteins:
- a CDS encoding DUF4259 domain-containing protein, which codes for MLHLVVPEDVEDPDPNRCQCRLKRCPDIATSLGETMGTWDVGPFDNDTAGDFCDALDEVTEGSREALVRDRLVRVIDIASYLDADVAQEAIAAAALTATQCPGGEPANPHYGPKQPLPDLLSLREFAAQALDRITTEPSELMELWSQADAGLWQASMISLRNILLPQRPDEDLRLL